A window of Haloarcula marismortui ATCC 43049 genomic DNA:
ACGATGGCTTCGGCGGGGCCGAACCGGCTGAGTTCGTCGGCAACGGCGCTTTCCGAGCCGACACTGGTCGCGTAGCAGTCGCCGGTCGAGATATCCAGTAGCGCCAGCCCGTATCGCTCGCCCGCGGTCAGAGCCGCGACATAGTTGTTGTCTGCCCCGCCCAGCAGTTCGCTCTCAGTGAGCGTGCCGGGGGTGACGATTCGCGTCACCGCGCGTTCGACCACGCCGCTGACCTCGTCGGGGTCCTCGACCTGGTCGGCGATGGCGACCCGATAGCCCGCGTCCAGCAGCGTCTCGACGTAGGATTCGGCGTTGTCAATTGGGATGCCGGCCATCGGGTACTCACCGGTCGAATCTTCGCGCTGAGTCAGCGTGATCTCACACAGCCGGGCGACCCGTTTCGCGGCCGCACAGAAGGCCTCGTAGAAGTCCCCGACCTGAAAGAGGACCAAGGCGTCGTCGTACTGCCGGCACAGCTCGTAGTACTGTGCCATCATCGGCGTCAGGTCCTCTTCGAGCTCGGCCATCTGCTCGGGCGGGCCAAGCGCAGCGTCCATATCGATGGGCAACAGCCGACACCTGATAGGCGCTCCGCTCTCTCCCGCCATGTGTGGTGTCGACCGGCCACTGATTTTTATGCCACCGGAGAGACGTAGCCTGTATGTCACGTCGCGCCAACTACGCGCTCTGTGAGTTCCAGCAGCACCTCGGTCCGGCGGCGGACTCGCTCGACGTTCCCTGGGCTGAATACACCGGGAATTCGACTGATCCGGTTTCCTTCAACATCCCCACCTCATCGTCGGCGGACCCGTACGTCGAGATGCAGGTGTTCGACGTCGAGGATTTCAACCACGAAATCGTGGTCAACGGCGAACCGCTGTCAGGGTTCGATATCGCGCCCGACGAGGGGTGGCAGCTCTGGATGGATACGATTGCGCCCGAGCGACTCCACCTCGGCGAGAACACGATTCAGTTCCGGCGGAACACCGACTCGAAGGACGCTTTCGTCGTCGGGTCGGTTACGGTCCACTGGACTGAGCCCGTCGAATGAATATATAAACAGATCGACGCTGTTCTGGTGAGGCGTGCCAACAGCTACCACTACTAACGGCTAGTGCCCCTTCTGTCGGGTGATTTCACCTGTTCTGGCCTGGGCAACCGGTGACCGGCGAGCGCCCTATAACCCCTACTTTTATATAGAACCACATGCAATCTTCGCTTGATTATGAGCCAACGCCAGATGCAGGGCCAGCCGATGATCATCCTGGGAGAGGACTCCCAGCGGATGAAGGACAAGTCTGCACAGGAACACAACATCTCGGCCGCTCGCGCGGTCGCCGAGTCAGTACGCTCGACGCTCGGCCCGAAGGGGATGGACAAGATGCTCGTCTCCTCGATGGGTGACGTCACCGTCACGAACGACGGCGTCACCATCCTCTCGGAGATGGACATCGACAACCCGACAGCCTCGATGATTGTCGAGGTTGCCGAGACACAGGAAGACGAGGCTGGTGACGGCACCACCTCCGCCGTCGCCATCGCAGGCGAACTCCTCAAGAACGCCGAGGACCTCCTCGAACAGGACATTCACCCGACGGCGATCATCAAAGGGTTCAACATGGCCGCCACGCAGGCCAAGGACGAACTCGACGACATCGCTACGGAAGTCGACCCCGACGACGAGGAACTGCTGAAGAAGGTCGCCGAAACCTCGATGACGGGCAAGGGCGCGGAGCTCAACAAGGAGCTACTCGCCCAGATCATCGTCGACGCGGTCAACGCCGTGACCGTCGAGGCCGAGGACGGCTCCGTCATTGCCGACCTTGAGTACCTCAACATCGAGACCCAGACCGGCAGCTCCGCCGGCAACTCCGAGCTCCTCGAAGGCGCGGTCATCGACAAGGACCCGGTCCACGAAGAGATGGCAACCGAGGCAGAGGACGCCGACGTCCTCCTCGTCGACACGGC
This region includes:
- a CDS encoding DUF7383 domain-containing protein — protein: MSRRANYALCEFQQHLGPAADSLDVPWAEYTGNSTDPVSFNIPTSSSADPYVEMQVFDVEDFNHEIVVNGEPLSGFDIAPDEGWQLWMDTIAPERLHLGENTIQFRRNTDSKDAFVVGSVTVHWTEPVE